TCGTAAGAACAATATGGTTAAGAAAACAGCTTAATCTTTTAAATGTAAAAAAGCCCAGTTAAGACTGGGCTTTTTTATTTTCTGTTCCAAAAATATATGGAAACTTCCTAAGGAAGAAAATAGATTTGACTTCCTTTTTTTCTTATTTCACATATTTCAAGCAGCCAGTTATATTGAATTCACGTTCAAACAAGAGGGCTTTAACCATGACAATGAAATCAATTCGCTACAATAGAGATGAAATTGCATGCCAATGTTCATGTTTAAAATAGCGCAAAAGAAAGAGCAGATCAGTTTGGTAGGGGGGGGCACAGATTGATCTGAAACAACTATAAATATAAGAGCCAATATAAAATTAAGAAAATTATAATTCAAAATCTAAAGAGAACCTCATGGTTCTCTTTTTTATATCTATTTACTCTCGGATTCAATTTCTCGCACAGCGTTGTGTACTTGAATAGGTTCGATATGTAGTAATTTCTTGCCAAAACTACGTAACCACCACACCAGTTGAGATGTAAAAGGTACGGTTGCGGTAACTTCTACAATATTTTCTTCAAGTGGAACTATAGTTTGGTCCTTGCTTAACTGACTTTCATAGAAAGTTCGAGCAGTTTGCTCTGTCATGGTTAAGGTGAGTTGAATTGATTCAGTTGGCTGTTTGTAGTCTACTCTAAAGCCTAAAGCGCCTGAATCGATATAATGATCAATATCAAAATTGACAGGATGCAGTGCTCGACTATCTAAGACTTTTGCTGATTTAAAACGGTGCAAGGCAAACGTTTGAACTTCAGTTTTGTCATGTCGTGTGCAAATCAAATAAATTACTGCACCTTTTTGTACCAAAGCCAAAGGATTTAAAACATAAGTTTTGTCTTCTCCTTGGTTGACTCGTGCCCGATAAATACATTCTATTTGCTTGTCTTGGAGTAGACCTTCGTAAATTGCTTGTTGAGCAGCACGGTCGACTACAGGCGGGATAAGAGGTTGACTTGCAGGAACAATACGTACTCGGTTAATCCACTGTCGCACATTATTTTGTGTAGAGAGGCTGCGTTTAGCTAAATCAAACCAA
This region of Acinetobacter sp. XS-4 genomic DNA includes:
- a CDS encoding WYL domain-containing protein, whose protein sequence is MSVIEKETSNSLYRQWQILSRLPTGKWIGTRELQEMLEREGIDISLRTIQRDLNQIAQRFPIESNKAVPQGWRWQSDAPIQSLPHMTSSQAVTFMMVEEHLKHLLPPSLLDEMGPWFDLAKRSLSTQNNVRQWINRVRIVPASQPLIPPVVDRAAQQAIYEGLLQDKQIECIYRARVNQGEDKTYVLNPLALVQKGAVIYLICTRHDKTEVQTFALHRFKSAKVLDSRALHPVNFDIDHYIDSGALGFRVDYKQPTESIQLTLTMTEQTARTFYESQLSKDQTIVPLEENIVEVTATVPFTSQLVWWLRSFGKKLLHIEPIQVHNAVREIESESK